The following coding sequences lie in one Arachis hypogaea cultivar Tifrunner chromosome 4, arahy.Tifrunner.gnm2.J5K5, whole genome shotgun sequence genomic window:
- the LOC112794467 gene encoding transcription factor PRE6-like — protein sequence MSSGSRSSRQRSHSSRISDDQIIQLVSKLRQLVPEIRNRRSDKVSASKVLQETCNYIKNLHREVDDLSERLGQLLSTIDADSAEAAIIRSLLSN from the exons ATGTCTAGCGGAAGCAGATCATCAAGGCAGCGATCTCACTCTTCAAGGATCTCCGACGATCAAATCATCCAGCTTGTTTCCAAGTTGCGCCAACTTGTTCCAGAGATTCGTAACAGGCGCTCCGACAAG GTATCGGCTTCTAAGGTGCTGCAAGAGACTTGCAATTACATAAAAAACTTACACAGAGAGGTTGATGATTTAAGCGAGCGTTTGGGTCAGTTGTTATCCACAATTGATGCTGATAGTGCTGAAGCTGCCATCATTAGGAGCCTACTTagcaactaa